One part of the Vogesella sp. LIG4 genome encodes these proteins:
- the bluB gene encoding 5,6-dimethylbenzimidazole synthase produces MNRYNDLEIAAVYRAIRERRDMRHFLPDPIDPELLTRLLQAAHLAPSVGFMQPWRFIRISDSRLRRDMHALVEAERVRTAVALGEREDEFMRLKVEGLLDCGEVLVAALMDDRERHVFGRRTLPEMDLASVACAIQNMWLAARAEGIGLGWVSLFDPLALGELLQLPPGAKAVAILCLGHVEQFYAKPMLEQENWAQRQQLETLLFENHWQSHAPSAE; encoded by the coding sequence ATGAATCGATATAACGACCTCGAAATTGCCGCCGTCTACCGCGCCATTCGCGAACGGCGCGACATGCGCCACTTCCTGCCCGACCCGATTGACCCCGAGCTACTCACCCGCCTGCTGCAAGCCGCGCACCTCGCCCCCAGCGTCGGCTTCATGCAGCCATGGCGCTTCATCCGTATCAGCGATAGCCGGCTGCGCCGCGATATGCACGCGCTGGTGGAAGCCGAACGCGTACGCACCGCCGTAGCGCTGGGTGAACGCGAGGACGAGTTCATGCGGCTCAAGGTGGAAGGTCTTCTCGACTGTGGCGAGGTACTGGTGGCCGCGCTGATGGATGACCGCGAGCGCCATGTCTTCGGCCGCCGCACCTTGCCGGAGATGGATCTGGCTTCGGTGGCCTGCGCCATCCAGAACATGTGGCTCGCCGCCCGCGCCGAAGGCATCGGCCTGGGCTGGGTCTCGCTGTTCGACCCGCTGGCACTGGGCGAGCTGCTACAGCTGCCGCCCGGCGCCAAGGCGGTAGCCATCCTCTGCCTCGGCCACGTGGAACAGTTCTACGCCAAACCCATGCTGGAGCAGGAGAACTGGGCACAGCGCCAACAGCTGGAAACCCTGCTGTTTGAGAACCATTGGCAAAGTCACGCCCCCTCAGCTGAATGA
- a CDS encoding acetyl-CoA carboxylase carboxyltransferase subunit alpha, with the protein MKPTFLDFEQPIAELENKIEELRFVQDDSVLDISEEIARLQKKSQELTKTLYSKLTPSQIAIVARHPQRPYTLDYIGSLFTDFQELHGDRAFADDPAIVGGLARFNGQPVMVIGHQKGRDTKDKIYRNFGMPRPEGYRKALRLMRTAEKFGLPIITFVDTPGAYPGIGAEERGQSEAIGRNLYEMTRLKVPVIVTVIGEGGSGGALAIAVGDYVNMLQYSTYSVISPEGCASILWKTAERAADAAEALGITAPRLKSLGLIDRVVNEPLGGAHRDHPAMMTALKRVLQEQLKEAAGRDATELLKTRFDRLMSYGRFKEDAA; encoded by the coding sequence ATGAAGCCGACCTTTCTTGATTTTGAGCAGCCGATTGCCGAGCTCGAGAACAAGATAGAGGAATTGCGTTTCGTCCAAGACGATTCCGTCCTCGATATCTCGGAAGAGATTGCCCGCTTGCAGAAGAAGAGTCAGGAACTGACCAAGACGCTGTACAGCAAACTGACGCCGTCGCAGATCGCCATCGTGGCACGTCACCCGCAACGCCCGTATACCCTGGATTACATTGGCAGCCTGTTTACTGATTTTCAGGAACTGCATGGCGACCGCGCCTTTGCCGACGATCCGGCCATCGTGGGTGGCCTGGCTCGCTTCAACGGCCAGCCGGTAATGGTGATCGGCCATCAGAAGGGCCGCGACACCAAAGACAAGATCTACCGCAACTTCGGCATGCCGCGTCCGGAAGGCTATCGCAAGGCACTGCGCCTGATGCGTACCGCCGAGAAATTCGGCCTGCCGATCATTACTTTTGTTGATACCCCGGGCGCTTACCCCGGTATCGGTGCCGAAGAGCGCGGCCAGTCCGAAGCCATCGGCCGCAACCTGTACGAAATGACCCGCCTGAAGGTGCCGGTCATCGTGACCGTGATCGGCGAGGGCGGTTCCGGCGGTGCGCTGGCTATCGCCGTGGGCGACTACGTCAACATGCTGCAGTACTCCACCTACTCGGTGATTTCGCCGGAAGGCTGTGCTTCCATTCTGTGGAAGACTGCCGAACGCGCTGCCGATGCGGCAGAAGCGCTGGGCATTACCGCGCCGCGCCTGAAGTCGCTGGGCCTGATCGACCGCGTGGTCAACGAACCGCTGGGCGGCGCCCATCGTGACCATCCGGCGATGATGACTGCACTGAAGCGCGTGCTGCAGGAACAGTTGAAGGAAGCCGCCGGCCGTGATGCGACCGAGCTGCTGAAAACCCGCTTCGATCGCCTGATGAGCTATGGCCGCTTCAAGGAAGATGCAGCCTGA
- a CDS encoding cobyrinate a,c-diamide synthase, giving the protein MSADTVRHCPALFLTAPASHQGKTTLTAGLARYHRDQGRRVRVFKTGPDYLDPYILEQASGHPVHSLDLWMTGEDDCRHRLYAAAADADLILIEGSMGMFDGTPSSADLAATLGVPLLAVIDVTGMAQTFAAVAHGLASFRPGLAFHGVLANRVASARHAEMLLQALPTELRCVGTVLRDEAMALPERHLGLVQAQEVDDLEARLQQAAAQIAGTALVELPPAVALRPTFAAAVPPLLAGTTIAIARDKAFSFIYPANIELLAALGATLAFFSPLADEALPPADAVYLPGGYPELHLATLAASQRTAAGLRQHVAAGKPLYAECGGMLYLLDALTDKTGASGAMLGLLPGHATLGRRLAGLGLQSVTLGGGELRGHTFHYTSLATPLTPATHAVRNSSPLPGEALYCHGSIVASYLHLYFPSNPFATAVLFTGKTTP; this is encoded by the coding sequence ATGAGCGCCGACACCGTCCGCCACTGCCCGGCGCTGTTCCTCACCGCGCCGGCCTCGCACCAGGGCAAGACCACGCTGACCGCTGGCCTCGCGCGCTACCACCGCGACCAGGGCCGGCGCGTGCGCGTGTTCAAGACCGGCCCGGACTACCTCGACCCCTATATCCTGGAACAGGCATCGGGCCACCCCGTGCATTCGCTCGACCTGTGGATGACCGGCGAGGACGACTGCCGGCACCGGCTGTACGCCGCCGCAGCGGATGCCGACCTGATCCTGATCGAGGGCAGCATGGGGATGTTCGACGGCACGCCATCCAGCGCCGACCTGGCCGCCACCCTGGGCGTACCGCTGCTGGCGGTGATAGACGTCACCGGCATGGCGCAGACCTTCGCCGCCGTGGCGCACGGCCTGGCGAGCTTCCGCCCCGGGCTGGCTTTCCATGGCGTGCTGGCCAACCGCGTGGCCAGCGCCCGTCACGCCGAGATGCTGCTGCAGGCGCTGCCGACTGAGCTGCGCTGCGTCGGCACCGTGCTGCGCGACGAGGCCATGGCGCTGCCGGAACGCCACCTCGGCCTGGTGCAGGCGCAGGAAGTAGACGACCTCGAAGCGCGGCTGCAGCAGGCAGCCGCGCAGATTGCCGGCACGGCACTGGTCGAGCTGCCACCGGCGGTGGCCTTGCGGCCAACCTTTGCCGCTGCCGTGCCGCCGCTGCTGGCCGGCACAACCATCGCCATCGCCCGCGACAAGGCGTTTTCATTCATCTACCCGGCCAATATCGAACTGCTCGCCGCGCTGGGCGCGACGCTCGCCTTCTTCTCGCCGCTGGCCGACGAAGCGCTGCCGCCCGCCGACGCCGTCTACCTGCCCGGCGGCTACCCGGAGCTGCACCTGGCCACGCTCGCCGCCAGCCAGCGCACCGCGGCCGGCCTGCGGCAGCACGTCGCCGCCGGCAAGCCGCTGTACGCCGAATGCGGCGGCATGCTCTACCTGCTCGATGCGCTCACCGACAAAACCGGTGCCAGCGGCGCCATGCTCGGCCTGTTGCCCGGGCATGCCACGCTGGGGCGGCGCCTGGCCGGGCTTGGCCTGCAGTCGGTAACGCTGGGCGGCGGCGAGCTGCGCGGCCACACCTTCCATTACACCAGCCTCGCGACGCCCTTGACGCCGGCCACCCATGCGGTGCGCAACAGTAGCCCGCTGCCGGGCGAGGCGCTGTATTGCCACGGCAGCATCGTCGCCAGCTATCTGCACCTGTACTTCCCATCCAACCCGTTTGCCACCGCCGTGCTGTTCACGGGCAAGACCACACCATGA
- a CDS encoding GTP-binding protein, with product MSTPRIPVTVITGFLGAGKTTLLSNLIRDSKQRRLAILVNEFGEVSIDGALLRNEGSGAEIHDLANGLVAYDDDADFLPTMLALWQRRSVIDHVLIETSGLALPSAVMEQLQGEALAPCFVLDATLAVVDTPLLLDGAFGQPAGEARSIDAPVAELFELQLANADIVVLNKIDGLDDEALLAAESRVRALAPSIRFIELAHEARLDTRLTLGLHLHEPANSAHRHYGPVASMPGLTMRPLANQGLLDGHSHSGLGAHSHGLATHKHFHEQDPGWQSFMIRSKEQQHPDTLRDAVAALARSEPILRVKGFAPCAAGRLLIQAVRSRVEASIDPTGTARQAQLVFIGYHPSRPRLLERLQALTGTAWH from the coding sequence ATGAGCACGCCGCGTATTCCGGTTACCGTGATCACCGGCTTTCTCGGTGCCGGCAAGACCACCCTGCTGTCGAACCTGATTCGTGACAGCAAGCAGCGGCGCCTCGCCATCCTGGTCAACGAGTTCGGCGAAGTGTCCATCGATGGCGCGCTGCTGCGCAATGAAGGCAGCGGCGCCGAGATCCACGACCTGGCCAATGGCCTGGTCGCCTACGACGATGACGCAGACTTCCTGCCCACCATGCTGGCGCTGTGGCAACGCCGCAGCGTGATCGACCATGTGCTGATCGAGACCTCCGGCCTGGCGCTGCCGTCGGCGGTAATGGAACAGCTGCAGGGCGAGGCGCTGGCGCCCTGCTTCGTGCTAGACGCCACGCTGGCGGTAGTCGACACCCCCTTGCTGCTGGACGGCGCTTTCGGCCAGCCCGCAGGCGAGGCACGCAGCATCGACGCCCCGGTGGCCGAGCTGTTCGAGCTGCAGCTGGCCAACGCCGACATCGTGGTGCTGAACAAGATCGACGGCTTGGACGACGAGGCGCTGCTGGCGGCGGAAAGCCGCGTGCGCGCGCTGGCGCCGTCTATCCGCTTCATCGAACTGGCCCACGAGGCCAGGCTCGACACCCGGCTGACGCTGGGCCTGCACCTGCACGAGCCGGCCAACAGCGCCCACCGCCACTACGGCCCGGTGGCCAGCATGCCGGGGCTCACGATGCGGCCGCTGGCCAACCAGGGCCTGCTCGACGGCCACAGCCACAGTGGGCTGGGTGCGCACAGCCACGGCCTGGCCACCCACAAGCACTTCCATGAGCAGGACCCGGGCTGGCAGTCGTTCATGATCCGCAGCAAGGAACAACAGCACCCCGACACCCTGCGCGACGCCGTCGCCGCCCTGGCCCGCAGCGAACCCATCCTGCGGGTAAAGGGTTTCGCGCCGTGCGCAGCAGGCCGGCTGCTGATCCAGGCGGTGCGCAGCCGGGTCGAGGCCAGTATTGACCCGACAGGCACGGCACGTCAGGCGCAACTGGTGTTCATCGGCTACCACCCCAGCCGCCCGCGCCTGCTGGAACGCCTGCAGGCGCTCACCGGCACGGCATGGCACTAG
- the cobO gene encoding cob(I)yrinic acid a,c-diamide adenosyltransferase: MKTDHESHQRMTERRKAGFEKKKAAATQEKGLLIVNTGTGKGKSSAAFGMGLRVVGHGMRLGVVQFIKGALHTAERDLLGGFDNCDFLTMGDGYTWNTQDRSADIATARKGWDEARRMIASGDYDMVILDELNIVLKYEYLPLDEVLAVFAARPANLHVVVTGRHAPEALIEAADLVTEMRLVKHPYREQGIKAQQGVEY; this comes from the coding sequence ATGAAAACCGATCACGAATCGCACCAGCGCATGACCGAGCGGCGCAAAGCCGGCTTCGAGAAGAAGAAAGCGGCGGCAACACAGGAAAAGGGCCTGCTGATCGTCAATACCGGCACCGGCAAGGGCAAGAGTTCGGCGGCGTTCGGCATGGGCCTGCGCGTGGTGGGCCACGGCATGCGCCTTGGCGTGGTGCAGTTCATCAAGGGCGCGCTGCACACTGCCGAGCGCGACCTGCTGGGCGGCTTCGACAACTGCGACTTCCTCACCATGGGCGATGGCTATACCTGGAACACGCAGGACCGCAGCGCCGATATCGCCACCGCCCGCAAGGGCTGGGACGAGGCGCGCCGCATGATAGCCAGCGGCGACTACGACATGGTGATCCTCGACGAACTCAATATCGTGCTGAAGTACGAATACCTGCCGCTGGACGAGGTGCTGGCGGTGTTCGCCGCCCGCCCGGCCAACCTGCACGTGGTGGTCACCGGCCGCCATGCACCGGAGGCGCTGATCGAGGCTGCCGACCTGGTGACCGAAATGCGGCTGGTGAAGCACCCCTACCGCGAACAGGGCATCAAGGCGCAGCAGGGCGTCGAGTACTGA
- the pabA gene encoding aminodeoxychorismate/anthranilate synthase component II codes for MLLMIDNYDSFTYNLVQYFGELGQDVKVFRNDEITLQEIEALAPKYLVLSPGPCTPNEAGISLAAIEHFAGKLPIMGVCLGHQSIGQAFGGKIIHAKQLMHGKVSPVQHHDVGMFRDLPNPVTCTRYHSLVIERETLPDCLEITAWTEDGEIMGVRHKTLPIEGVQFHPESILTEHGHRMLQNFLQEFA; via the coding sequence ATGCTATTGATGATCGACAACTACGACTCCTTCACCTACAACCTGGTGCAGTACTTTGGCGAACTGGGCCAGGACGTGAAGGTGTTCCGCAATGACGAGATCACCCTGCAGGAAATCGAAGCACTGGCACCCAAGTACCTGGTGCTGTCACCCGGCCCCTGCACGCCGAACGAGGCCGGCATTTCGCTGGCGGCCATCGAGCACTTCGCCGGCAAGCTGCCCATCATGGGCGTGTGCCTCGGCCACCAGAGCATCGGCCAGGCCTTTGGCGGCAAGATCATCCACGCCAAGCAGCTGATGCACGGCAAGGTATCGCCGGTGCAGCACCACGATGTCGGCATGTTCCGTGACCTGCCTAACCCGGTAACCTGTACCCGCTACCACTCGCTGGTGATCGAGCGCGAAACGCTGCCGGACTGCCTGGAAATCACCGCCTGGACGGAAGATGGCGAAATCATGGGCGTGCGCCACAAGACCCTGCCCATCGAAGGTGTGCAGTTCCACCCGGAATCCATCCTCACCGAGCATGGCCACCGGATGCTGCAGAACTTCCTGCAAGAATTTGCCTGA
- the tilS gene encoding tRNA lysidine(34) synthetase TilS, producing MQPDLLPQLIAHWPDKLSGLCHLELALSGGLDSCVLLHLLCRWRDEAGGPAVSAVHVHHGISRHADAWAAFCGQLCAQYGVALRVERVTLQRGGGQSLEALARAARYQAFAASPAPVVVLAQHADDQAETVLLQLLRGGGPRALAAMPTRRQWQGKTLWRPLLKVGRKVLRQYAEAHGLQWVEDDSNQDAANYLRNHLRLETLPALRQRLPQLDAQLQRSARRMADAAAILDDMAQLDRREAVSGDSLLLVRLLALSLPRQRNLLLHWLSQANWPLPAPDALDGLLAALAAGEEARLALPAGELYVYRGELRRVRAVTHPPPWPQACRVGEDWHGSHGVLHWQRGHGLPAAWQGRVVQLTARQGSDVLSLKVGRKAIKKLFQEQAVPALLRADWPLLRSADGELLGVPGVALAEIGLEAGGWWPQWLPAAVSRS from the coding sequence ATGCAGCCTGACCTGCTGCCACAGCTGATTGCCCACTGGCCGGACAAATTGTCCGGCCTTTGTCATTTGGAGCTGGCACTGTCCGGCGGGCTGGATTCCTGCGTGCTGCTGCACCTGCTGTGCCGCTGGCGCGACGAGGCCGGCGGGCCGGCGGTCAGCGCCGTGCACGTGCATCACGGCATCAGCCGCCATGCCGATGCCTGGGCAGCGTTCTGCGGCCAACTCTGTGCGCAGTACGGCGTAGCGCTGCGCGTCGAGCGCGTAACGCTGCAGCGTGGCGGCGGGCAGAGCCTGGAGGCGCTGGCTCGTGCCGCACGCTACCAGGCGTTTGCCGCTTCGCCGGCGCCTGTCGTTGTGCTGGCGCAGCATGCCGACGATCAGGCGGAAACCGTATTGCTGCAGCTGCTGCGTGGCGGCGGCCCGCGGGCGCTGGCGGCGATGCCGACCCGCCGGCAATGGCAGGGCAAGACCCTGTGGCGGCCGCTGCTGAAGGTTGGCCGCAAGGTGCTGCGGCAATATGCCGAGGCGCATGGCCTGCAGTGGGTGGAGGACGACTCCAACCAGGATGCGGCCAACTATCTGCGCAATCACCTGCGGCTGGAAACACTGCCGGCATTGCGGCAACGGCTACCGCAGCTGGATGCGCAGCTGCAGCGCAGTGCACGGCGCATGGCCGATGCGGCGGCGATTCTGGACGATATGGCGCAGCTGGATCGCCGGGAGGCGGTAAGCGGCGATAGCCTGTTGCTGGTGCGCTTGCTGGCGCTGAGCCTGCCGCGGCAGCGCAATCTGCTGCTGCACTGGCTGTCACAGGCGAACTGGCCGCTACCGGCGCCGGATGCGCTGGATGGCCTGCTGGCGGCCCTGGCCGCTGGCGAGGAGGCACGGCTGGCGTTGCCGGCGGGTGAGCTGTATGTCTATCGCGGCGAGCTGCGGCGCGTACGGGCGGTGACGCATCCACCGCCGTGGCCACAGGCATGCCGGGTGGGCGAAGACTGGCATGGCTCGCATGGCGTGCTGCACTGGCAGCGTGGGCATGGCCTGCCGGCAGCCTGGCAGGGCCGGGTGGTGCAGCTGACGGCGCGGCAGGGTAGCGACGTGTTGTCACTCAAGGTTGGCCGCAAGGCTATCAAGAAGCTGTTCCAGGAGCAGGCGGTGCCGGCCTTGCTGCGTGCCGACTGGCCGCTGCTGCGCAGCGCGGACGGCGAGTTGCTGGGTGTGCCCGGTGTGGCGCTGGCTGAAATCGGGCTGGAAGCGGGCGGCTGGTGGCCGCAATGGCTGCCGGCAGCGGTAAGCCGCAGCTGA
- the prmB gene encoding 50S ribosomal protein L3 N(5)-glutamine methyltransferase codes for MYAQAASSLHTVRDLLRFAVSRFNEANLTYGHGTDNAYDEAAYLLLSALKLPIDRLEPFLDAKLLETEVKDVLDLIERRAEEHVPVAYLTHEAWQGEFNFYVDERVIVPRSFIYELLGEPLAPWIEHPELVNRALDLCTGSGCLAIQLAHHYPDADIDAVDISLDALEVASINVQNYGLEERIQLIHSDLVEGLEEPYDLIIANPPYVDAESVDALPPEYLHEPELALGSGEDGLDATHVILQNAARLLNPQGVLLVEIGHNRDVLEAAYPSLPFTWMETESGDGFVFLLTREELVDAGLGDPLNDDDFADVGSED; via the coding sequence ATGTACGCACAAGCCGCCAGCAGCCTCCACACCGTGCGCGACCTGCTGCGCTTTGCCGTGTCCCGCTTCAACGAGGCGAATCTGACCTACGGCCACGGCACCGATAATGCCTATGACGAAGCGGCCTACCTGCTGCTGTCGGCGCTGAAGCTGCCCATCGACCGCCTGGAGCCGTTCCTGGACGCCAAGCTGCTGGAAACCGAAGTCAAGGACGTACTGGACCTGATCGAGCGCCGCGCCGAGGAGCACGTGCCGGTGGCCTACCTCACCCACGAAGCCTGGCAGGGCGAGTTCAACTTCTACGTGGACGAGCGCGTGATCGTGCCGCGCTCCTTCATCTACGAGCTGCTGGGCGAACCGCTGGCACCGTGGATCGAGCATCCGGAACTGGTCAACCGCGCGCTGGACCTGTGCACCGGCTCCGGCTGCCTGGCCATCCAGCTGGCGCACCACTACCCGGACGCCGACATCGATGCAGTGGACATCTCGCTGGACGCGCTGGAAGTAGCCAGCATCAACGTGCAGAACTACGGCCTGGAAGAGCGCATCCAGCTGATCCACAGCGACCTGGTGGAAGGCCTGGAAGAGCCGTACGACCTGATCATCGCCAACCCGCCGTACGTGGATGCCGAGTCGGTGGATGCGTTGCCGCCGGAATACCTGCACGAGCCGGAACTGGCGCTGGGCTCCGGCGAAGACGGCCTGGATGCCACCCACGTGATCCTGCAGAACGCCGCCCGCCTGCTGAACCCGCAGGGCGTGCTGCTGGTGGAGATCGGCCACAACCGCGACGTGCTGGAAGCCGCCTACCCCAGCCTGCCGTTCACCTGGATGGAAACCGAAAGCGGCGACGGCTTCGTGTTCCTGCTCACCCGCGAAGAGCTGGTGGACGCCGGCCTGGGCGACCCGCTGAACGACGATGACTTCGCCGACGTTGGCAGCGAGGACTAA
- the trpD gene encoding anthranilate phosphoribosyltransferase, which yields MITPQAALNRLIDQNELFHDEMLDLMRQIMRGEVPASVIAGILVGLRVKTESVSEIAASAQVMREFAIKVPVKDRSHLVDTCGTGGDKCHTFNISTTAAFVTAAAGARVAKHGGRSVSSSSGSADVLEALGVNLNLSAEQVGRCIDEIGVGFMFAPNHHTAMKYVAPVRRELGVRTIFNILGPLTNPADAPNQVMGVFHPDLVGIQARVLQELGSDRVMIVHGEDGLDEITLSGDTLVAELKNGQITEYRLDPAQFGLGYAALPMLRADSAEQSRTILQGVLAGDSGPARDIVLLNAAAAIYTAGIAENLQDGVALARDVIDSGKARRKLDELVELSRSLA from the coding sequence ATGATCACCCCGCAGGCCGCCCTCAATCGCCTGATTGACCAGAACGAACTGTTCCACGACGAAATGCTGGACCTGATGCGCCAGATCATGCGCGGCGAAGTGCCGGCCTCCGTGATCGCCGGCATCCTGGTAGGCCTGCGCGTGAAGACCGAAAGCGTGTCGGAGATCGCCGCCTCGGCGCAGGTGATGCGCGAATTCGCCATCAAGGTGCCGGTGAAGGATCGCAGCCACCTGGTGGACACCTGCGGCACCGGCGGCGACAAGTGCCACACCTTCAACATCTCAACCACCGCGGCCTTCGTTACCGCCGCCGCCGGTGCGCGCGTGGCCAAGCATGGCGGCCGTTCGGTATCGTCCAGCTCCGGTAGCGCCGATGTGCTGGAGGCACTGGGCGTGAACCTGAACCTGTCGGCCGAACAGGTTGGCCGCTGCATCGACGAAATCGGTGTCGGCTTCATGTTCGCCCCCAACCACCACACCGCCATGAAATACGTGGCACCGGTACGCCGTGAGCTGGGTGTGCGCACCATCTTCAACATCCTGGGCCCGCTGACCAACCCGGCCGATGCACCGAACCAGGTAATGGGCGTGTTCCACCCCGACCTGGTGGGCATCCAGGCTCGGGTGCTGCAGGAACTGGGCAGCGACCGCGTGATGATCGTGCATGGCGAGGATGGCCTGGACGAAATCACCCTGTCCGGCGACACGCTGGTGGCCGAGCTGAAGAATGGCCAGATCACTGAATACCGGCTGGACCCGGCGCAATTCGGCCTCGGCTACGCCGCGCTGCCGATGCTGCGCGCCGACAGCGCCGAGCAGTCGCGCACCATCCTGCAGGGCGTACTGGCTGGCGACAGCGGCCCGGCGCGCGACATCGTGCTGCTGAACGCCGCCGCCGCCATCTACACTGCAGGTATCGCCGAGAACCTGCAGGATGGCGTGGCACTGGCTCGCGATGTGATCGACAGCGGCAAGGCACGCCGCAAGCTGGACGAACTGGTCGAGTTGTCACGCTCGCTAGCCTGA
- a CDS encoding phosphomannomutase/phosphoglucomutase has product MSIAASIFKAYDIRGIVGDTLTADAARLIGRAIGSEARERNVSAICVGRDGRLSGPELCNALSDGIRAAGVDVIDVGRVATPMLYFAAYQLETFSGVMVTGSHNPPDYNGFKMMLDGDTLAGDWIQKLYQRIVNNDFASGHGGYRSHDIVDAYLERIQGDIKLARPMKIVVDCGNGVPGDFAPELFRGLGCEVHKLFCEVDGNFPNHHPDPAKPENLQDVIQALRDTDAEIGLAFDGDGDRLGVVTKDGNIIWPDRQLILFAQDVLSRQPGCKIIYDVKCTRLLAPAIRAAGGEPLINRTGHSFMKAALKEHPDAGLAGEMSGHVFFKERWYGFDDGLYAGARLLEILSKVADPSAVLNALPDALSTPELNLKTAEGENHALIARLQHSAQFEGAENIISIDGLRVEYADGFGLMRASNTTPVIVLRFEADNAAALQRIQDDFRRVLARETSATLPF; this is encoded by the coding sequence ATGAGCATTGCCGCTTCCATCTTCAAGGCCTACGACATCCGCGGTATCGTGGGTGACACTCTTACCGCCGATGCCGCCCGCCTGATCGGCCGCGCCATCGGCTCCGAAGCGCGCGAGCGCAATGTCAGCGCCATCTGCGTAGGCCGCGATGGCCGCCTGTCCGGTCCTGAGCTGTGCAACGCGCTGAGCGACGGCATCCGCGCCGCCGGCGTGGACGTGATCGACGTTGGCCGCGTGGCCACGCCGATGCTGTATTTCGCTGCCTACCAGCTGGAAACCTTCTCCGGCGTAATGGTCACCGGCAGTCACAACCCGCCGGACTACAACGGTTTCAAGATGATGCTGGACGGTGACACCCTGGCCGGCGACTGGATCCAGAAGCTGTACCAGCGCATCGTTAACAACGACTTTGCCAGCGGCCATGGCGGCTACCGCAGCCACGACATCGTGGATGCCTACCTGGAGCGCATCCAGGGCGACATCAAGCTGGCCCGTCCGATGAAGATCGTGGTGGACTGCGGCAACGGCGTGCCGGGCGATTTTGCACCGGAGCTGTTCCGTGGCCTGGGCTGCGAAGTGCACAAGCTGTTCTGCGAGGTGGACGGCAACTTCCCCAACCACCATCCGGACCCGGCCAAGCCGGAAAACCTGCAGGATGTGATCCAGGCGCTGCGCGACACCGATGCCGAAATCGGCCTGGCCTTCGACGGCGATGGCGACCGCCTGGGCGTGGTCACCAAGGACGGCAACATCATCTGGCCGGACCGCCAGCTGATCCTGTTCGCGCAGGATGTACTGTCACGCCAACCGGGCTGCAAGATCATCTACGACGTGAAGTGCACCCGCCTGCTGGCGCCGGCGATTCGCGCCGCCGGTGGCGAGCCGCTGATCAACCGCACCGGCCACAGCTTCATGAAAGCCGCGCTGAAGGAACACCCGGATGCCGGCCTCGCCGGTGAAATGTCCGGCCACGTGTTCTTCAAGGAGCGCTGGTACGGCTTCGACGACGGCCTGTACGCCGGCGCGCGCCTGCTGGAGATCCTGTCCAAGGTGGCAGACCCGTCTGCGGTGCTGAATGCGCTGCCGGATGCGCTGTCCACCCCGGAGCTGAACCTGAAGACCGCCGAGGGCGAGAATCACGCGCTGATCGCCCGCCTGCAGCACAGCGCACAGTTCGAGGGCGCCGAGAACATCATCAGTATCGACGGCCTGCGCGTGGAGTACGCCGACGGCTTCGGCCTGATGCGCGCCTCCAATACCACGCCGGTGATCGTACTGCGCTTCGAGGCCGACAACGCCGCCGCGCTGCAACGCATCCAGGACGACTTCCGCCGCGTGCTGGCCAGGGAAACCAGCGCAACGCTGCCGTTCTGA
- a CDS encoding cytidine deaminase → MGHHIPWQELEKQARAAARQAYVPYSRFAVGAALLTSDGRIVRGCNVENASYGLTNCAERTAIFSARADGMSEVLAVCIYTPTSAPTPPCGACRQVLNEFGPGMAIRAVCDGTERIDTTLDVLLPGAFGPMNLA, encoded by the coding sequence ATGGGTCACCACATCCCCTGGCAGGAACTGGAAAAACAGGCACGCGCCGCCGCGCGCCAGGCTTACGTACCCTACAGCCGCTTTGCCGTTGGCGCCGCGCTGCTCACCAGCGATGGCCGCATCGTGCGCGGCTGCAATGTGGAGAACGCCTCCTACGGCCTGACCAACTGCGCCGAGCGCACCGCCATCTTCAGCGCCCGTGCCGATGGCATGAGCGAAGTGCTCGCCGTCTGCATCTACACCCCCACCAGCGCCCCCACCCCGCCCTGCGGCGCCTGCCGTCAGGTGCTCAACGAATTCGGCCCCGGCATGGCGATACGCGCGGTCTGCGATGGCACGGAGCGCATCGACACCACGCTGGACGTCCTGCTGCCCGGCGCCTTCGGCCCGATGAATCTGGCCTGA